The following coding sequences are from one Humulus lupulus chromosome X, drHumLupu1.1, whole genome shotgun sequence window:
- the LOC133805303 gene encoding probable E3 ubiquitin-protein ligase ARI8: protein MECMEDSIKSNALHIDENGIVAGSFFDRFVKEEDEEQSEAGVNYVILNEAEIRQRQEDDILRVSTALSESRAAAIVLLRHFNWNLSKLFDHWFDDEDQVRNVVGLYRTPIVLQIMSDHPIACGICFEICNNITNSTVWASCGHPFCRDCYGGYISKSINDEGPGCLFLRCPDPSCSAAVGEDMIGMLIMDNSTKLKYSRYLLRSYVEDSYRRRKIKWCPAPDCDYAVDFFDFIGNCRTGFDVHCRCSFNFCWNCNEEAHRPVDCDTVAKWNMKNKDESENANWILVNTKSCPQCKRLIEKDHGCNHMRCAPPCRYEFCWHCLGEWSSKSFHSCNKYLSEAVSEADETEIKRREVVKASLLKYTHYYNRWAANLRSRQKALEAIRVVQAEYLDRLSFVYGQEKPLLRFITEAWQQIIRCRRVLQWTYAYGYYFPQHQWAKKQFFEYLQGEAEFSLERLHYCAEKELVKYLDGEGSVQDFMDYRLKLAELTSVIGNYFKNLVRALEDGLSEVESNGTYWSCELCSFMNSLPTKRCQMCHNFPMTINL from the coding sequence ATGGAATGTATGGAAGACTCGATCAAATCCAACGCCCTTCATATCGATGAAAACGGCATCGTCGCCGGTTCCTTCTTCGACAGGTTTGtcaaagaagaagacgaagaacaGAGCGAAGCAGGGGTAAACTATGTGATCCTCAACGAAGCTGAGATAAGGCAGCGCCAAGAAGATGATATTCTAAGGGTTTCCACTGCGCTTTCTGAGTCAAGAGCCGCCGCGATCGTCTTGCTCCGCCACTTCAACTGGAATCTCAGTAAGCTGTTCGACCATTGGTTCGACGACGAAGACCAAGTCCGAAACGTAGTTGGCCTCTATCGAACCCCGATCGTCCTTCAAATTATGTCCGATCATCCGATCGCTTGCGGAATTTGCTTTGAAATATGTAACAATATTACTAATAGTACAGTCTGGGCTTCTTGTGGTCACCCATTTTGCAGGGACTGCTATGGAGGTTACATTTCCAAGTCGATAAACGATGAAGGACCGGGATGTTTGTTTCTGAGGTGTCCTGACCCATCCTGCTCAGCCGCCGTCGGCGAGGACATGATCGGAATGTTGATCATGGACAACTCCACCAAGTTGAAGTACTCGCGGTACCTTTTGCGGTCTTATGTGGAAGACAGTTACAGGAGGAGGAAGATCAAATGGTGTCCTGCTCCAGACTGCGATTACGCCGTTGATTTTTTCGACTTCATCGGGAATTGTCGCACGGGTTTCGATGTTCATTGCCGATGCTCCTTCAATTTCTGCTGGAACTGTAACGAGGAAGCTCACCGGCCGGTGGATTGCGACACGGTGGCGAAGTGGAACATGAAGAACAAGGACGAGTCGGAGAATGCGAATTGGATTCTAGTCAATACCAAGTCTTGTCCCCAGTGCAAGCGGCTAATCGAGAAGGACCATGGATGTAACCACATGAGGTGTGCACCTCCATGCAGATATGAATTTTGTTGGCATTGTCTTGGTGAATGGTCGTCGAAATCTTTCCATTCTTGCAACAAATACTTGTCAGAGGCTGTGTCTGAAGCCGATGAGACGGAGATCAAAAGGAGAGAGGTGGTGAAGGCGTCGTTGCTTAAATACACTCATTACTATAACCGTTGGGCAGCCAATTTAAGATCGAGGCAGAAAGCTTTGGAGGCCATACGCGTAGTGCAAGCTGAATATTTGGATAGGCTTAGTTTCGTGTATGGCCAAGAGAAGCCACTTCTGAGGTTCATAACAGAGGCCTGGCAACAGATTATAAGATGCAGACGAGTGCTGCAATGGACTTATGCATACGGGTATTACTTCCCTCAGCATCAATGGGCCAAAAAGCAGTTTTTTGAGTACTTGCAGGGTGAAGCAGAGTTCAGCTTGGAGAGGCTTCATTACTGTGCTGAGAAGGAGCTAGTGAAGTATCTTGATGGTGAAGGTTCGGTTCAGGATTTCATGGACTATCGTTTGAAGCTAGCTGAACTGACCTCTGTAATTGGGAACTACTTTAAGAACTTGGTTAGAGCTTTGGAAGATGGTCTATCGGAGGTGGAGTCTAATGGGACTTACTGGTCCTGTGAGCTATGCAGCTTCATGAATTCCTTGCCTACCAAAAGATGCCAGATGTGCCACaattttccaatgaccatcaactTATAA